Proteins from a genomic interval of Sphingobacterium sp. SYP-B4668:
- a CDS encoding 5'-nucleotidase C-terminal domain-containing protein, which produces MHRFRINTLFLTAGLGLLSLSSCKTLYTKASDDHQGYTIGTEIAADSSIVALYAPYKKQMEDEMNRIIGYSDIHLTKTRDAESLMGNFFVDALLAIGQKLDPETALSFATKGGIRNDMRQGDITVGNVFEIMPFENKISILELTGQDLLNLADYVAETGGQPIGGLRVVITDKRPSEVRLNGKAIDPKAHYKLVTYDYIANGGDNLKALIAPIGRKDYDTKVREGLIDYITEQTKLGKHIDAKLDGRVKINQ; this is translated from the coding sequence ATGCATAGATTTAGAATTAACACACTGTTTTTGACTGCGGGTTTAGGGCTATTGTCCTTGTCCTCCTGCAAGACACTCTATACCAAAGCTTCGGATGATCATCAGGGCTATACTATTGGGACAGAAATTGCTGCAGACAGTTCCATCGTGGCCCTCTACGCCCCGTACAAAAAACAGATGGAAGACGAGATGAACCGTATTATCGGGTATTCGGATATCCATCTTACAAAAACTCGAGATGCAGAGAGTCTTATGGGCAATTTCTTTGTGGATGCTTTGTTGGCTATTGGTCAGAAGCTCGATCCAGAGACTGCGCTTTCTTTTGCAACGAAAGGTGGGATTCGTAATGATATGCGTCAAGGGGATATCACCGTTGGCAATGTGTTTGAAATCATGCCATTTGAGAATAAGATTTCGATATTGGAATTGACGGGACAAGATTTACTTAATCTTGCCGATTATGTGGCCGAAACAGGGGGGCAGCCGATTGGTGGATTGCGTGTGGTTATCACAGACAAAAGGCCATCAGAGGTCCGGCTTAACGGAAAGGCGATAGATCCCAAAGCACATTACAAATTGGTCACATATGATTATATCGCTAATGGAGGCGACAATCTCAAGGCATTGATAGCCCCCATAGGGCGAAAGGATTACGACACGAAGGTGAGAGAAGGATTGATCGATTATATTACCGAACAAACAAAATTAGGGAAACACATTGATGCCAAATTAGATGGAAGAGTTAAAATCAATCAATAG
- a CDS encoding alpha-ketoglutarate-dependent dioxygenase AlkB family protein: protein MHLFDIVYDSSKNILPYDGEVYYYGRMIEAVQADHYYSRLLDSISWRNDEAVIFGKHILTKRKVAWYGDLPFSYTYSNITKSALPWTDELLELKNKVQEVTGEQYNSCLLNLYHNGEEGMAWHSDGEKDLKKNGAIASMTFGAERKFAFKHKDTKQVIALELAHGSILVMKGITQSHWLHRLPPSKKPYGARINLTFRTIEA from the coding sequence ATGCACCTGTTTGATATAGTATACGATAGTTCGAAAAATATTCTTCCTTATGACGGAGAAGTATATTATTATGGGCGGATGATAGAGGCGGTACAAGCGGATCATTATTATTCGCGGTTATTGGATAGCATCTCTTGGCGGAATGATGAGGCTGTAATTTTTGGCAAGCACATCCTAACCAAAAGGAAAGTGGCTTGGTATGGTGATTTGCCCTTTTCATACACGTATTCAAATATTACCAAATCTGCCCTGCCTTGGACAGATGAACTTCTTGAGCTCAAAAACAAGGTCCAGGAAGTTACAGGTGAACAGTATAATTCCTGTCTTTTAAACCTTTATCACAATGGTGAGGAGGGCATGGCTTGGCACAGTGATGGTGAAAAAGATTTAAAGAAAAATGGCGCAATTGCCTCCATGACGTTTGGTGCAGAGCGCAAATTCGCGTTTAAGCATAAGGACACCAAACAGGTGATCGCATTGGAATTGGCTCATGGAAGCATACTAGTGATGAAAGGTATTACGCAAAGCCATTGGCTACACCGCTTACCCCCAAGCAAAAAACCATACGGTGCACGTATCAATCTCACCTTTCGTACAATTGAAGCATAG
- the recR gene encoding recombination mediator RecR, with protein MEFSSKLLQQAVDEFGRLPGVGQKTALRLVLHLLKQSDGEVARFTGAIDQLKEQIKYCKVCFNISDHDVCDICSSMKRDKTMICVVEDTRDVMAIENTNQYQGVYHVLGGLISPMDGIGPSDLKIEGLASRIASGEVKEIILALSATMEGDTTIFYLYRKLKESAVQISTIARGIAFGGELEYVDEITLGRSIATRVPYERNIG; from the coding sequence ATGGAATTTTCATCGAAATTATTGCAGCAGGCTGTTGACGAGTTCGGGCGCCTACCGGGTGTCGGACAGAAGACAGCCTTGCGATTGGTTCTCCATCTGCTTAAACAATCCGATGGAGAAGTTGCCAGATTTACCGGTGCAATTGACCAGCTTAAGGAGCAAATCAAGTATTGTAAAGTATGCTTCAATATCTCCGATCATGATGTCTGTGATATTTGTAGTTCGATGAAGAGGGACAAAACAATGATATGTGTGGTCGAAGACACGCGAGATGTGATGGCCATTGAAAATACGAATCAATATCAAGGGGTATATCATGTGCTTGGCGGCTTGATTTCTCCCATGGATGGAATAGGTCCATCTGACCTCAAAATTGAAGGATTGGCCTCGCGCATTGCATCTGGTGAAGTAAAGGAGATTATACTCGCATTGAGTGCAACCATGGAGGGCGATACCACTATATTTTATCTTTATCGCAAACTCAAAGAGTCCGCTGTCCAAATCAGCACAATAGCGAGAGGAATAGCCTTCGGTGGTGAACTTGAATATGTCGATGAAATCACCCTAGGTCGATCGATTGCAACACGTGTCCCCTATGAAAGGAATATTGGTTAA
- a CDS encoding aminoglycoside phosphotransferase family protein → MTPHERQRLDYYVLKWGLEPTSAPFSTKTSILQACTYQDRKAMLKLPTVEEERRGSYLMRWWDGNGAATVYCHSEDALLLERIENAAELTLKGLVGSGQDDLATRIICSVAQQLHQPRLTSRPPLITLDEWFEPFISQPNHSTQELQISAEVARYVLKKQKEVTVLHGDLHHANILYGDRAGWKAVDPKGLYGDRAFDFANILCNPTADTALSEGRLARQLDIICQEANISKRHMVDWLVAWSGLSTYWLAEDNADTILALALVADAIHLRTACYLD, encoded by the coding sequence ATGACACCCCATGAGAGACAGAGACTGGATTATTACGTACTAAAATGGGGCCTTGAACCAACTTCCGCCCCATTTTCTACTAAGACCAGTATTTTACAAGCCTGTACTTACCAAGATAGAAAAGCGATGCTCAAACTCCCTACGGTAGAAGAAGAGCGTCGTGGCTCATACTTGATGAGGTGGTGGGATGGAAATGGAGCAGCAACTGTTTATTGCCATTCAGAAGATGCCTTGCTACTGGAACGAATTGAAAATGCTGCCGAATTAACGTTGAAAGGCTTGGTAGGCAGCGGTCAGGACGATCTAGCCACGCGCATAATATGCAGCGTCGCTCAACAGCTACATCAGCCTCGATTAACTTCGCGACCACCCTTAATAACGCTAGACGAGTGGTTCGAACCTTTTATTAGTCAACCCAATCATTCAACCCAAGAGCTTCAAATCAGTGCGGAAGTGGCTAGATATGTGCTAAAAAAACAAAAGGAGGTAACCGTACTGCACGGCGACTTGCATCACGCGAATATCCTATATGGCGATAGAGCAGGGTGGAAAGCCGTTGATCCCAAGGGATTGTATGGAGACCGCGCATTTGATTTTGCAAATATACTGTGCAATCCCACCGCAGATACAGCACTGTCGGAGGGGCGATTGGCCCGGCAATTGGACATCATATGTCAAGAGGCAAATATTTCAAAAAGGCATATGGTGGATTGGCTGGTTGCGTGGTCAGGCCTTTCGACCTATTGGCTTGCCGAGGATAACGCCGATACGATACTGGCCCTGGCGCTTGTTGCAGATGCCATCCACTTGCGGACAGCCTGCTACCTTGATTGA
- a CDS encoding NAD(P)-dependent oxidoreductase, whose product MDKEKIGFIGLGNMGYPMAKNLEKAGFPLAVYNRTIEKAAGLSPRTTVCNSITQLVNECDIIFTMLTNDDAVAAVYARILELDITGKLIVDMSTISQEATARIAALVKEENGAFVDAPVAGSTGPAAEGTLIIMAGGEQQDITRAQPYFAKMGKLTKHVGVNGKGIAAKLSINYFLATIYQGLAETVLFSGELGIARTDMLEIINESASGSGATRVKTPLLLKDSYAPAFALDLMLKDILLAQRAGAAYPLTKELVDTYQAAHDNGFGEQDVIGIINHLQNK is encoded by the coding sequence ATGGATAAAGAGAAAATAGGGTTTATTGGCTTGGGAAATATGGGATATCCCATGGCTAAGAATTTGGAAAAGGCCGGATTTCCACTGGCAGTCTATAATCGGACTATTGAAAAAGCTGCCGGCCTCTCTCCGCGCACTACCGTATGCAATAGTATTACACAGTTAGTTAACGAATGTGACATCATCTTTACGATGTTAACAAATGATGATGCTGTAGCAGCTGTGTATGCGCGTATTCTTGAATTAGATATTACAGGGAAGCTAATCGTAGATATGAGCACCATTTCACAAGAGGCCACTGCGAGGATCGCGGCTTTAGTAAAGGAAGAAAATGGGGCTTTTGTAGATGCTCCGGTAGCGGGAAGCACAGGTCCGGCAGCGGAGGGTACCCTCATTATTATGGCCGGTGGAGAACAGCAAGACATTACCCGCGCCCAACCGTATTTTGCAAAAATGGGAAAGTTAACGAAACATGTAGGAGTTAATGGGAAAGGAATAGCAGCAAAGTTGTCCATAAATTACTTTTTGGCGACGATTTACCAAGGGCTTGCTGAAACGGTGCTCTTTTCTGGAGAGTTGGGAATCGCTAGAACGGATATGCTGGAAATTATCAATGAAAGTGCTAGTGGAAGTGGTGCTACCCGTGTAAAGACGCCTTTACTATTGAAGGACAGCTATGCACCAGCCTTTGCCTTGGATCTAATGTTGAAAGATATTTTGCTGGCTCAACGTGCTGGCGCCGCCTATCCACTAACAAAGGAATTGGTGGACACCTACCAAGCTGCCCATGATAATGGATTTGGCGAGCAGGACGTTATAGGGATTATTAATCATTTGCAAAATAAATAA
- a CDS encoding MFS transporter: MKKLIQIYIKSYSGLSPAAWLLALVMLINRMGSMVIPFLGMYMTKQLGFDISHVGIVLACYGCGSVAGSWLGGWLTDRVGNFKVQSVSLILTAPLFLIMPLFTTFESMSVMVFVLSLVADTFRPANSVSVARYAKPENLTKAYSLNRMAVNLGFSVGPALGGFLATFSYHWIFYGNAIAVAAAAIVFLYFFYNRKGNTVNKEIKIDTPPTKRDRNPYTDGPFILFSVLCCLFSMAFFQLISTLPLFYQDVHKMTEGEIGLILGFSGFVIVVFEMILVHIVEHRATITRILFYGTLFAAISYFMLNFSFGIVWLYLAMFMLSLGEMLTLPFMATVTALRSTRNTQGAYMGMNSIAFASSNIFGPFLGTKAVSLWGYHTLWYIDAAILLVVAVGFIWSMKRLNIN, translated from the coding sequence ATGAAAAAACTCATACAGATATATATAAAGTCATACAGTGGTCTTTCTCCAGCGGCTTGGCTATTGGCCCTGGTCATGCTCATCAATAGAATGGGCTCTATGGTTATACCATTTTTGGGTATGTATATGACCAAGCAGCTAGGGTTTGATATTTCGCACGTGGGCATTGTATTGGCCTGTTATGGTTGTGGATCTGTAGCCGGGTCCTGGCTTGGCGGTTGGCTTACAGACAGAGTAGGCAATTTCAAAGTACAATCGGTTAGTCTTATTTTGACGGCTCCGTTATTTCTTATTATGCCACTATTTACAACGTTTGAATCTATGTCTGTCATGGTATTCGTACTGAGTTTGGTTGCAGATACATTTCGCCCGGCAAACTCTGTCTCGGTAGCTCGATATGCTAAACCAGAGAATCTGACGAAAGCCTATTCACTAAATAGAATGGCGGTTAATTTGGGATTTTCAGTAGGGCCAGCACTGGGAGGCTTCTTAGCCACATTCTCGTATCATTGGATTTTCTATGGAAATGCTATAGCCGTAGCCGCTGCAGCTATTGTTTTTCTTTATTTTTTTTACAATCGCAAGGGAAATACAGTCAACAAAGAAATCAAGATTGACACCCCTCCTACCAAACGTGACCGTAATCCATACACCGATGGTCCATTTATCCTGTTTTCGGTATTATGCTGCTTGTTTTCTATGGCATTTTTCCAGCTCATCAGCACGTTACCGCTATTCTATCAAGACGTGCATAAGATGACCGAAGGAGAGATTGGTTTGATACTTGGCTTCAGCGGGTTTGTGATCGTCGTATTCGAGATGATCTTGGTTCATATCGTTGAACACCGCGCTACCATTACCCGTATTCTCTTCTACGGGACCCTTTTCGCAGCTATCTCCTACTTCATGCTTAATTTTAGCTTTGGGATAGTGTGGTTGTACTTGGCCATGTTTATGCTGTCGCTAGGAGAAATGTTGACCCTTCCATTTATGGCCACTGTCACGGCATTACGATCTACACGCAATACACAGGGCGCTTACATGGGGATGAACTCTATTGCGTTTGCATCGTCCAATATATTTGGACCGTTCTTGGGTACGAAAGCAGTTTCTTTATGGGGATATCACACACTTTGGTACATCGATGCGGCTATCTTACTGGTTGTAGCTGTTGGTTTTATCTGGTCGATGAAACGACTGAATATAAATTGA
- a CDS encoding bifunctional metallophosphatase/5'-nucleotidase, giving the protein MEELKSINRRTFIKSVGALGAVATFSSLPLEALAENEVKITILHTNDVHSRIEPFPMDGSRNQGLGGVARRSTIIQQIRSQEKNVLLLDAGDMFQGTPYFNLFGGKLELDLMSKLGYDAGTFGNHEFDNGLHGLIKYLDHASFPFLTANYDFKGTVLEGKTQDYVIFKRGGVKIGVFGVCIDVAGLVDPTNCAGMKYLDPIPVANRLAAKLKNEHKCALVICLSHLGYKYDNDKVSDTILAQKTQHIDLIIGGHTHTFLDEPVSVSNLAGEQTLINQVGFAGINLGRIDFILKPYSGKKRIESIVYQVDHHIKPSILT; this is encoded by the coding sequence ATGGAAGAGTTAAAATCAATCAATAGAAGAACCTTTATAAAAAGTGTAGGTGCATTAGGTGCGGTTGCAACTTTCAGTAGTCTTCCACTTGAAGCGCTTGCCGAGAATGAAGTAAAGATTACAATTCTCCACACCAATGACGTGCACAGTCGCATCGAACCTTTTCCGATGGATGGATCACGCAATCAAGGCTTGGGTGGTGTAGCGCGACGCAGCACCATCATTCAGCAAATCAGGAGCCAGGAGAAGAATGTATTACTATTGGATGCTGGAGATATGTTTCAGGGCACCCCCTACTTCAATCTTTTTGGAGGAAAGCTAGAATTAGACCTGATGTCGAAATTAGGCTACGACGCTGGCACTTTTGGAAATCATGAATTTGACAATGGTCTCCATGGACTTATCAAATATCTGGACCATGCTTCGTTTCCTTTTCTCACAGCAAATTATGATTTTAAAGGGACGGTATTGGAGGGCAAGACACAGGATTATGTTATTTTTAAGCGTGGTGGTGTCAAAATTGGAGTGTTTGGCGTATGTATCGATGTAGCGGGGCTGGTAGATCCGACTAATTGTGCGGGAATGAAATACTTAGACCCCATTCCTGTCGCCAATAGACTGGCAGCCAAGCTTAAGAACGAACACAAATGTGCGCTCGTCATCTGTCTATCCCATTTGGGGTATAAATATGATAATGACAAGGTATCAGACACTATATTGGCGCAAAAGACACAGCATATAGATCTCATCATCGGGGGGCATACACATACTTTTCTAGACGAACCTGTATCAGTAAGCAATCTAGCGGGAGAGCAAACCCTTATTAATCAAGTAGGTTTCGCAGGTATCAACTTAGGTCGAATCGACTTTATTTTAAAGCCCTATTCGGGAAAGAAGCGAATCGAATCCATTGTGTACCAAGTGGACCACCATATTAAGCCTTCGATTTTAACATAA
- a CDS encoding diaminopimelate dehydrogenase: MENKQKKLLRIGIVGYGNLGKGVERAINQHPDMCLVAVFTRRDPALLKIEVPTFWMHQITDFIGKIDVMILCGGSAKDLPEQVLQVAQHFNTVDSFDTHAKIPEYFERVDELGKKSNTLSLISTGWDPGLFSIARLLGQSILPDGADYTFWGKGLSQGHSDAVRRVDGVKNGVQYTIPLDSAIDQVRAGGNPLLSAAERHQRVCYVVAEEGACRETIVSDIKMMPHYFDQYDTTVHFITEHELITNHAGMPHGGTVFRTGQTGAGSKQRMEFSLTLDDNPEFTSSVLVAYARAVSKMVVAGHIGACTVFDIPLGYLSPQSAAELRASIL; encoded by the coding sequence ATGGAGAATAAACAGAAAAAACTGCTAAGAATCGGTATCGTAGGATACGGTAATTTGGGTAAAGGCGTAGAGCGAGCAATAAACCAACACCCTGATATGTGTCTAGTCGCCGTTTTCACAAGACGGGATCCAGCATTGTTAAAAATAGAAGTACCCACATTCTGGATGCACCAAATAACAGATTTTATCGGAAAGATAGATGTGATGATCCTTTGTGGTGGCTCTGCAAAGGATTTACCCGAACAAGTACTTCAGGTAGCTCAACATTTTAATACGGTTGATAGTTTTGACACGCATGCCAAAATACCTGAATATTTTGAACGCGTGGATGAGCTGGGTAAAAAAAGCAACACATTGAGCTTAATCTCTACCGGCTGGGATCCAGGCTTGTTCTCCATTGCGCGATTACTAGGGCAGAGTATACTCCCAGATGGAGCGGATTACACCTTCTGGGGGAAAGGACTGAGTCAAGGACATTCGGATGCTGTGAGGCGAGTAGATGGGGTAAAGAATGGGGTGCAGTATACGATCCCCTTGGATAGTGCGATAGATCAGGTACGTGCTGGAGGAAACCCGCTGCTTTCTGCAGCCGAACGACATCAGCGGGTGTGCTATGTAGTAGCCGAAGAAGGTGCATGTCGGGAAACAATTGTATCAGATATCAAGATGATGCCCCACTACTTTGACCAGTATGACACTACCGTCCATTTTATCACCGAGCACGAATTGATAACCAATCATGCCGGGATGCCGCACGGAGGCACAGTATTCCGTACAGGGCAGACAGGTGCCGGCTCCAAACAACGCATGGAATTCAGCTTGACGCTGGACGATAATCCGGAATTCACGTCTAGCGTCTTAGTCGCTTATGCTAGAGCGGTATCAAAAATGGTAGTTGCAGGCCATATTGGAGCATGTACCGTATTTGATATTCCCCTGGGGTACCTATCACCTCAATCGGCAGCGGAGCTAAGGGCCTCCATATTATAG
- a CDS encoding TIGR00730 family Rossman fold protein, with the protein MKEDKILRAFENKTWQEIKVKDSWQIFKIMSEFVDGFEKLAKIGPCVSIFGSARTPREHKYYQMAVDIGKLLTERGYGVISGGGPGIMEAANKGAYEAGGKSVGLNIELPFEQFHNKYIDRDKLLEFNYFFVRKVMFMKYSQGYIVMPGGFGTMDELFEAITLIQTGKIARFPIVLVGSDYWGGLLEWIQKTMLDNAYISEEDLKLYRVVDTAEDAAEHIFRFYDKYLLKPNF; encoded by the coding sequence ATGAAGGAAGATAAAATTCTAAGGGCGTTTGAGAATAAAACATGGCAAGAAATCAAAGTGAAGGATTCATGGCAGATTTTTAAAATCATGTCTGAATTTGTCGATGGCTTTGAAAAGTTGGCTAAAATTGGTCCCTGTGTTTCTATTTTTGGATCTGCGAGGACACCGCGCGAGCACAAATATTACCAGATGGCTGTAGATATTGGAAAATTGCTGACCGAACGTGGCTATGGAGTTATTTCGGGAGGTGGTCCTGGAATCATGGAAGCCGCTAATAAAGGAGCATATGAAGCTGGGGGAAAATCCGTTGGATTGAATATTGAATTGCCTTTTGAGCAGTTCCATAATAAATATATAGACCGTGATAAGCTACTGGAATTCAACTATTTTTTTGTACGAAAGGTGATGTTTATGAAGTATTCACAGGGATACATCGTTATGCCTGGAGGATTTGGCACTATGGATGAACTTTTTGAGGCTATCACATTAATTCAGACCGGAAAAATAGCCCGTTTCCCTATCGTGTTGGTGGGCAGTGATTATTGGGGAGGATTATTGGAGTGGATACAAAAGACAATGCTAGACAACGCCTATATCAGTGAGGAAGACCTTAAGCTGTATCGGGTTGTAGATACCGCAGAAGATGCTGCAGAGCACATCTTCAGATTCTACGACAAATATTTACTCAAACCCAACTTCTAA
- a CDS encoding DUF2625 domain-containing protein, with the protein MKTLKELIHSVDSGWKLVQDWMKTAVNQYEVLPRNPRKADEELLRLQISTKSPIGAIVYQTGGILIDYGWLRILGSGSTKLNRGIMQWNKHKSFEREGEKGGFLLIADDVLGGYFAINAGSLGDEIGNVYYFAQDTLQWESLECGYSDFIHWALKGNIHQFYETFKWKTWKHDLKEVDGMQVFNFVPFLWTLEGKNIEKSNRKAVSVEENYHLTMDKAGE; encoded by the coding sequence ATGAAAACATTAAAAGAATTAATACACAGCGTAGATTCAGGTTGGAAATTGGTGCAAGATTGGATGAAGACAGCTGTAAATCAGTATGAAGTATTGCCACGGAATCCCCGAAAAGCGGATGAGGAGCTATTAAGACTTCAAATTTCGACCAAATCACCCATAGGAGCAATCGTATATCAGACAGGAGGTATATTGATTGACTACGGCTGGTTACGTATACTAGGTTCGGGTTCGACAAAGCTGAATCGGGGCATCATGCAATGGAACAAGCACAAGAGTTTTGAGCGAGAGGGCGAAAAAGGAGGCTTTCTACTTATTGCAGATGATGTACTTGGTGGATATTTTGCAATCAATGCAGGCAGCTTGGGAGACGAAATTGGGAATGTATACTATTTTGCACAAGACACGTTACAGTGGGAAAGCCTAGAGTGTGGCTATTCAGACTTTATCCACTGGGCATTAAAGGGAAATATCCATCAATTTTATGAAACTTTCAAATGGAAAACCTGGAAGCATGATCTCAAAGAAGTGGACGGCATGCAGGTCTTCAATTTTGTCCCTTTCCTTTGGACATTAGAAGGGAAGAATATCGAAAAGTCGAATCGAAAAGCGGTCTCCGTTGAAGAGAATTATCACCTTACAATGGATAAAGCTGGGGAATAG
- a CDS encoding ABC-F family ATP-binding cassette domain-containing protein, with amino-acid sequence MININNISVSFGGTTLFSDVSFSVNENDKIALMGKNGAGKSTLLKIIAGAGKPTTGNVSGPKDAVIAYLPQHLLTHDNVTVFEETSKAFEEVYYMRDELERLNEQLNVRTDYETDDYMQLIERVSELSEKYYSIEEVNYDAEVEKVLKGLGFERSDFTRHTSEFSGGWRMRIELAKILLKQPDLILLDEPTNHMDIESIQWLEDFLLNSAKAVIVISHDRAFVDNITNRTIEVTMGRIYDYKAKYSHYLELRKDRRLHQLKAYEEQQRFIADNQEFIDRFRGTYSKTLQVQSRVKMLEKLEVIEIDEVDNSALKLKFPPSPRSGQYPVLVEELTKAYGDHIVFQKANMVIERGEKVAFVGKNGEGKSTMIKAIMGEIDFDGSLKVGHNAKIGYFAQNQAALLDGELTVFETIDQIAVGDVRVKIKDLLGAFMFSGDDTTKKVKVLSGGEKTRLAMIKLLLEPVNVLILDEPTNHLDMKTKDIIKDALQDFDGTLILVSHDRDFLDGLAKKVFEFGNKRVREHFEDIKGFLEYKKMSNLKDIER; translated from the coding sequence GTGATTAACATAAATAACATTTCGGTCTCATTTGGAGGCACAACGCTTTTTAGCGATGTATCGTTTTCGGTCAATGAAAACGATAAAATAGCATTGATGGGTAAAAATGGTGCAGGAAAATCTACACTTTTGAAGATCATCGCTGGAGCGGGTAAACCAACCACTGGCAACGTCTCAGGTCCCAAGGACGCGGTAATAGCCTATTTACCTCAGCATTTGCTAACTCATGATAATGTGACCGTTTTTGAGGAAACCTCAAAAGCCTTCGAAGAAGTGTATTATATGCGAGATGAGTTGGAACGATTGAATGAGCAATTAAATGTTCGGACTGATTATGAGACGGATGATTATATGCAGCTTATTGAGCGGGTATCAGAGTTGAGTGAGAAATATTATTCCATAGAGGAAGTAAATTACGATGCCGAAGTGGAAAAGGTGCTAAAAGGCCTTGGTTTTGAACGTTCGGATTTCACGCGGCATACTTCCGAATTTTCAGGTGGTTGGCGCATGCGGATTGAATTGGCAAAAATACTTCTAAAACAGCCAGATCTCATCCTGCTGGATGAGCCGACCAATCACATGGATATCGAAAGTATACAATGGCTTGAAGATTTCCTATTAAATTCAGCAAAGGCGGTTATCGTAATCTCACACGATAGAGCATTTGTGGATAATATTACCAACCGCACGATAGAGGTGACTATGGGAAGAATCTATGATTATAAAGCGAAATATAGTCACTATTTAGAATTACGTAAAGATCGTCGCCTACATCAATTAAAAGCTTATGAAGAACAACAGCGCTTTATTGCTGATAATCAGGAATTCATAGACCGATTTAGAGGGACTTACTCTAAGACGCTACAAGTGCAGTCCAGGGTCAAGATGCTAGAAAAGCTGGAGGTAATAGAGATTGATGAAGTCGATAATTCAGCATTGAAGCTGAAATTCCCACCCTCACCTCGCTCGGGACAGTATCCCGTACTTGTAGAGGAGCTGACCAAGGCCTATGGTGACCATATTGTCTTTCAGAAAGCAAATATGGTCATCGAAAGAGGAGAAAAAGTGGCTTTCGTCGGAAAGAACGGAGAGGGTAAGTCAACCATGATAAAGGCAATCATGGGCGAAATAGATTTTGATGGAAGCCTAAAGGTGGGACACAATGCCAAAATCGGTTATTTTGCCCAAAATCAAGCAGCTCTCCTGGATGGTGAATTGACTGTCTTTGAAACTATAGACCAAATAGCGGTAGGCGATGTGCGGGTCAAAATAAAAGATTTATTAGGTGCATTTATGTTCAGTGGTGATGATACGACCAAGAAGGTAAAAGTATTGTCTGGAGGCGAGAAGACGCGATTGGCGATGATCAAGTTACTTTTAGAGCCGGTAAATGTATTGATCCTGGATGAGCCAACCAATCACTTGGATATGAAGACCAAGGACATTATCAAAGATGCTCTTCAAGATTTTGACGGCACTTTGATTTTGGTATCGCACGACCGCGATTTCTTAGATGGTTTAGCCAAAAAAGTATTTGAGTTTGGAAATAAACGTGTTCGTGAACATTTTGAAGATATCAAAGGATTTTTGGAATACAAGAAAATGAGTAATCTTAAGGATATAGAGCGTTAG